A section of the Flavobacterium ardleyense genome encodes:
- a CDS encoding Pycsar system effector family protein codes for MNLVSKSEDYISQLFKDSLSHLYLYHNIEHTKQVVAACKTISQDMNLDEEQLEKLLVAAWFHDAGYIKGRENHENRSMKIAADFLKENGKSEDFITEVNYIIAATEKSFAPQTTLQKIIRDADFMNLGSPNYFTNCEKLRKEWQDTEQTRFSDSEWNQENLTFLESVHVYYTEYGKENLAPIKRENIAKIRKYLEPKEEPSLEISPIKKKKTKDKSAKSERAIDTVFRVTLANHTRLSGIADSKANILLSVNAIIISIALSIIIPKLDSPKNAHLVIPTMVMLFSSVVTIIFAILSTRPKVTKGLFSREDIENKKVNLLFFGNFYKMPIEEYEWAMKEMLKDSEYTYSTMIKDLYYLGIVLEKKYRLLRITYNFFMFSIILSVLVFVWAFVKN; via the coding sequence ATGAATCTCGTCTCAAAATCTGAAGATTATATTTCCCAATTATTCAAAGATAGCCTATCTCATTTATATTTATACCATAATATCGAACATACAAAGCAAGTCGTAGCGGCTTGTAAGACAATTTCCCAAGATATGAATCTCGACGAAGAGCAGTTGGAAAAGCTCCTCGTTGCGGCTTGGTTTCATGACGCGGGCTATATCAAAGGCCGTGAAAATCATGAAAATAGAAGTATGAAAATCGCTGCCGATTTCCTCAAAGAAAATGGCAAATCTGAAGATTTTATTACAGAAGTAAACTATATAATTGCTGCGACCGAGAAATCATTTGCACCTCAAACCACCCTGCAAAAAATTATTAGAGATGCTGATTTTATGAATTTGGGAAGTCCTAATTACTTTACAAACTGCGAAAAATTACGGAAAGAGTGGCAGGACACAGAGCAAACTAGGTTTTCTGATTCTGAATGGAATCAAGAAAATCTTACCTTTTTAGAGTCTGTTCATGTGTACTATACCGAATATGGCAAAGAAAATTTAGCGCCAATAAAACGAGAAAACATTGCAAAAATCAGAAAATATTTGGAACCAAAAGAAGAACCTAGTTTAGAAATTAGTCCGATTAAAAAGAAAAAAACTAAAGACAAAAGCGCAAAGTCAGAGCGTGCTATTGATACCGTTTTTCGCGTTACACTAGCCAATCATACTCGCTTGAGTGGAATTGCCGATAGCAAAGCAAATATTTTACTATCAGTAAATGCGATCATCATTTCCATTGCCCTTTCAATCATCATCCCAAAATTAGATAGTCCAAAGAATGCACACTTAGTAATTCCAACCATGGTCATGCTTTTTTCTAGTGTGGTGACAATTATTTTTGCCATACTTTCTACCCGACCGAAGGTTACGAAAGGACTTTTTTCTCGAGAAGATATCGAAAATAAGAAAGTTAATTTATTGTTTTTTGGAAATTTTTACAAAATGCCCATTGAAGAGTACGAATGGGCAATGAAGGAAATGCTGAAGGACTCAGAATATACCTACAGTACAATGATAAAAGATTTGTACTATCTGGGAATAGTTTTAGAAAAAAAATACCGGCTTCTCCGTATCACATACAATTTTTTTATGTTTAGTATAATTTTGTCAGTATTGGTTTTTGTTTGGGCGTTTGTCAAAAATTAA
- a CDS encoding GAF domain-containing protein: MSSPFFDDSPFKTYLSFHKLIEQLEEVTLSVVTYRAKYAQGLLDEIMKVPALRNGIDDLKIVEENEELIRYMLSDLFPSALTNNEIKAVTLPFQNFTFNYTKRFQKILNNAGFDFDMNIRDFTKDEFYINNCCLILQFYYNQNINFNRPFFYDIPRQDGIINHYRILYNGDFLEILPSAQAKKITQEDINLLLDNYDDIELWKEKFPLHSWIIKGFAIVTLFDATTENAISNLKTSLIRPEIGRYNENSDVEIIFRSLFLIPDLQIGFVLYDLDDKSFTRPGFGSNVNSFILSPGQKISCSDGLLGCAFENLLQSQKPFVISDVANFANDAKTSKLAQHLLSQNIQSCVFAPIVNDGKVLGVVELMSSKTRALNSINAHKLDLVMPYLVDTMERYGIDKNNQIEAIIQREYTTIHSSVYWKFRQEAEKYYQTFNQTKDYIFNQIIFKDVYPLYGQIDVKSSSIHRNDTIKLDLRTELELLQSIFKSKKSAEIIPLFEQLQFQLKSYLENLELTFFTNTEQEIQLFVETEIHPLLRNEKNTFNPELIESYFENLDDKTGVFYQERKKFDSAMSIINKKLANILDKKQQDAQKMFPHYYERFKTDGVEHTMYIGASIAPHSKFDISYFANLRLWQLQTLCEMELEHHKLKSSLPYELDVTSLILVFSNPITIRFRMDEKRFDIDSSFNVQYEMVKKRIDKATIKDTNERIVEKEKITIVYSTINEEKEYLNYIKYLQFKEILENSVEKFDISETQGVAGLKALRIKIKNESNYSIEAINFEQLYD, from the coding sequence ATGAGTTCTCCATTTTTTGACGACAGTCCTTTTAAAACCTACCTATCTTTTCATAAGCTTATTGAGCAGTTGGAAGAAGTTACACTTTCGGTAGTTACTTACAGAGCGAAGTATGCGCAGGGTTTGCTGGATGAAATCATGAAAGTGCCAGCGCTCCGAAATGGTATTGATGATCTTAAAATTGTTGAAGAAAACGAAGAATTAATTCGGTACATGTTATCGGATTTATTTCCTTCGGCATTGACCAACAATGAAATTAAGGCGGTAACATTGCCTTTTCAGAACTTTACCTTCAATTACACAAAACGTTTCCAAAAGATTTTGAATAATGCTGGTTTTGATTTTGATATGAATATTCGAGATTTCACCAAGGATGAATTTTACATAAACAATTGCTGTTTGATTTTACAATTTTATTATAATCAAAATATTAATTTTAACCGGCCATTTTTTTACGATATTCCGCGACAAGACGGAATTATAAATCATTATAGAATTCTTTACAATGGGGATTTTTTAGAAATTTTACCTTCAGCTCAGGCAAAAAAAATTACTCAGGAAGACATCAATCTACTTTTAGATAATTATGATGATATCGAGCTTTGGAAAGAAAAATTTCCGCTCCACAGCTGGATTATCAAAGGATTTGCGATTGTTACTTTATTTGATGCTACTACTGAAAATGCCATTTCAAATCTGAAGACGAGTTTAATCAGACCCGAAATAGGAAGGTATAATGAGAATAGTGATGTAGAAATAATTTTTAGATCATTGTTTTTGATACCCGATTTGCAGATTGGATTTGTACTTTATGATTTGGATGATAAATCTTTTACAAGACCTGGTTTTGGTAGCAATGTGAATAGTTTTATTTTAAGTCCAGGCCAGAAAATTAGTTGCAGCGACGGACTATTGGGCTGCGCATTCGAAAATTTATTGCAAAGTCAGAAGCCGTTTGTAATTTCGGATGTTGCCAACTTTGCTAATGATGCTAAAACATCCAAATTAGCGCAGCATCTGCTTTCGCAAAATATCCAAAGTTGTGTATTTGCTCCAATTGTTAATGATGGAAAAGTTTTGGGTGTGGTCGAATTAATGTCTTCCAAAACTAGGGCGCTAAACAGTATTAATGCTCATAAATTGGATTTGGTGATGCCTTATTTAGTCGATACGATGGAGCGCTACGGTATTGACAAAAACAATCAGATTGAGGCGATTATTCAGCGAGAATACACGACCATTCATTCTAGTGTTTATTGGAAATTTCGCCAAGAAGCAGAAAAATACTACCAGACTTTTAATCAAACGAAAGATTATATTTTCAATCAAATTATCTTCAAGGATGTGTATCCATTGTATGGACAAATAGATGTAAAAAGTTCATCAATTCACCGCAATGATACGATTAAACTAGATTTAAGGACCGAATTAGAATTACTCCAAAGTATCTTTAAAAGTAAAAAATCAGCCGAGATAATTCCACTTTTTGAGCAATTGCAGTTTCAGTTAAAATCTTATTTAGAGAATTTAGAATTAACTTTTTTTACCAATACAGAGCAAGAAATACAGCTATTTGTAGAAACAGAAATTCATCCGCTTCTGCGAAATGAGAAAAACACTTTCAATCCTGAATTGATAGAAAGTTATTTTGAAAATCTTGACGACAAAACGGGTGTTTTTTATCAGGAACGCAAGAAATTTGATAGTGCGATGTCTATTATCAATAAAAAGTTGGCCAATATTTTAGACAAGAAACAGCAGGATGCTCAAAAAATGTTTCCGCATTATTACGAGCGTTTTAAAACCGATGGTGTCGAGCATACAATGTATATTGGAGCATCAATTGCACCACATTCTAAATTTGATATCTCCTATTTTGCCAATTTGCGCCTTTGGCAATTACAAACACTTTGCGAAATGGAGTTGGAGCATCATAAATTAAAGTCGTCTTTGCCTTACGAATTGGATGTAACTTCTCTTATATTGGTTTTTAGCAACCCAATTACTATACGATTCAGAATGGACGAAAAGCGTTTTGATATTGATAGTAGCTTTAATGTTCAGTACGAAATGGTGAAAAAAAGAATTGACAAAGCAACTATCAAAGATACCAACGAGCGCATTGTCGAAAAAGAAAAAATTACCATTGTCTATTCGACCATCAATGAAGAAAAGGAATATCTAAATTATATTAAATACCTTCAGTTTAAAGAAATTTTGGAAAACTCTGTGGAGAAATTCGACATATCTGAAACTCAAGGCGTTGCTGGTTTGAAAGCGCTAAGGATCAAAATAAAAAATGAATCAAATTATTCAATTGAAGCCATCAATTTTGAACAGTTATACGATTAA
- a CDS encoding bestrophin family protein, which translates to MIIKTKAHWFKMLFEWKGSVLPQLLPRLTLLFIFAASVVYFQGFFQTYNLSIDPAIFTLFGVALAIFLGFRNSASYERWWEARKLWGALLNDTRSIARQSYSLIDDEDYQKKRTDFINKMIALVHTLRHQLRFTDSSDDLKRLLKSEDLLEISKTKYQPIMLLQKLAEQIKLAKKEQRITAIEQLAFEDNFNKISDIIGGCERIASTPIPYTYSVLLHRTVYLYCFLLPFGFVQTLGWMTPFAIVFIAYTFVALEAIADELEDPFGLQPNDLALDAMSKMIENTLLEIDNRPDFHDEKFDNYFIT; encoded by the coding sequence ATGATCATCAAAACAAAAGCACATTGGTTTAAAATGCTTTTCGAATGGAAAGGTTCGGTACTGCCTCAACTCCTTCCTCGATTGACTTTGCTTTTTATATTTGCCGCATCCGTTGTTTATTTTCAAGGATTCTTCCAAACTTATAATCTATCAATAGATCCTGCAATATTTACATTATTTGGAGTAGCACTTGCCATTTTTCTAGGATTTAGAAATAGTGCTAGCTACGAAAGATGGTGGGAAGCACGAAAACTTTGGGGTGCACTTCTTAATGATACTCGATCTATTGCAAGACAATCATACAGTCTGATTGATGATGAAGATTACCAAAAAAAACGCACTGATTTCATTAATAAAATGATCGCTTTAGTGCATACTTTGCGACACCAACTTCGATTTACAGATAGTTCTGATGATCTAAAGCGACTTTTAAAGAGTGAGGATTTATTGGAAATAAGCAAGACAAAATATCAGCCGATTATGCTTTTGCAAAAGCTAGCAGAGCAGATTAAACTTGCTAAAAAAGAACAGCGAATTACCGCAATTGAACAACTTGCTTTTGAAGATAACTTCAACAAAATTTCGGATATAATCGGTGGATGCGAGCGAATTGCAAGTACGCCAATTCCATACACTTATAGCGTTTTACTACACCGTACTGTGTATCTGTACTGCTTTCTACTTCCTTTTGGATTTGTGCAAACACTTGGCTGGATGACGCCGTTTGCAATTGTCTTTATTGCTTACACTTTTGTCGCGCTCGAAGCAATTGCCGATGAATTGGAAGATCCTTTTGGGTTGCAGCCAAATGACTTAGCACTAGATGCAATGTCAAAAATGATAGAAAATACCTTATTGGAAATTGACAATAGACCTGATTTTCACGATGAGAAATTTGATAATTATTTTATTACCTAA